The following proteins come from a genomic window of Populus alba chromosome 12, ASM523922v2, whole genome shotgun sequence:
- the LOC118044610 gene encoding uncharacterized protein isoform X1, with protein sequence MCLHVETAENLPMGDEASGSKALESPPVKLALEVDAKKSKKRKRRTHCSTMVANDCHITKLEKSYTRVMLSLTKPSYLLGLGSNFIRHENRMRLFHLLQKLVRQHNWREAAGVLSVFLRATCKDKSPILNRFKYTVSLDLLKHIEGDDVSLSAISSIYDTWMARIGTNLSNTRNKDGQMKEDSFVVRLQFILSRVMQGDIEAERHNVKILMEERGYENHPFFNMILGLISSQLWYSSLPEEMQWKDTFQIHSPMHSDMPATPSQLEMSAMRFSYEVGDSERHNAIFNEESGASFHCGSETSVMKDKEISVEVDGSFNREALPVEVGKLHKENLQKDFQLQGFYVNSAESDASFDNNGGHMHFVPNPTAFENSGSWLLPLRTGNWELDQIVRDEEYRNAVKYLQEAVHSTPPVPAALLPLVQLLLIGCKDKEALDEIEKFCANSSGALPKRMKANILEHVDPNNSVVLATCYEDTLKSDPKCSQSLAKLISLHQKGDYSPQSLLEMIALHLDAVFVEYDTWREFALCFFKVSRCEEDEMSVCQHGNEGEKRQSYSVCYRGIPKMFTQGKSVGPWRSRCRWWSTRHFSKSILASEIDAGDWQLLTYKAACASHMYGQDFGYVAKAYTCIQKENNRDLSMFLRQHMQNSLGLYSQLQRGTN encoded by the exons ATGTGTTTGCATGTTGAGACGGCGGAAAATCTCCCAATGGGGGACGAAGCCAGTGGTAGCAAAGCATTGGAGAGCCCACCCGTGAAGTTAGCACTTGAAGTTGATGCTAAAAAATCGAAAAAACGCAAAAGGAGAACTCATTGTAGTACAATGGTTGCTAATGATTGTCATATCACGAAACTGGAAAAATCTTATACTAGAGTTATGCTGTCTTTAACCAAGCCATCCTACCTTCTCGGACTTGGTTCCAACTTTATTCGACATGAAAATCGTATGAGATTGTTCCATCTTTTGCAAAAATTAGTCAGACAACACAATTGGAGAGAAGCTGCTGGGGTGCTAAGTGTGTTTTTGAGAGCCACATGCAAAGATAAATCTCCTATCTTGAATCGCTTCAAGTATACC GTTTCGCTGGATCTTCTTAAGCATATAGAAGGTGATGATGTCAGTTTGTCAGCAATTTCTAGCATTTATGATACTTGGATGGCAAGGATTGGAACCAACTTATCAAATACAAGAAACAAGGATGGGCAAATGAAAGAG GATAGCTTTGTTGTTCGTTTGCAGTTCATCCTTTCCCGTGTTATGCAAGGAGATATTGAAGCTGAGCGTCACAATGTCAAAAT CTTGATGGAAGAGCGTGGATACGAGAATCAtccattttttaatatgatcctGGGCTTGATATCTAGTCAGTTGTGGTATTCTAGTCTCCCGGAAGAAATGCAGTGGAAGGATACTTTCCAAATTCATTCCCCTATGCATTCAGACATGCCAGCCACTCCTTCACAACTAGAGATGTCAGCTATGAGATTCAGCTATGAAGTTGGGGACTCAGAGCGGCACAATGcaatttttaatgaagaaagtgGCGCTTCCTTTCATTGTGGTTCAGAGACTTCTGTCatgaaagataaagaaataTCTGTGGAGGTTGATGGTAGCTTTAACAGAGAAGCGTTACCTGTGGAGGTTGGTAAATTGCACAAAGAAAATCTCCAAAAAGACTTTCAACTACAAGGCTTTTATGTGAACTCTGCTGAAAGTGATGCCTCCTTTGATAATAATGGTGGTCACATGCACTTTGTCCCTAATCCGACTGCCTTTG AGAACTCAGGTTCATGGCTGTTACCATTGCGAACTGGGAATTGGGAATTGGATCAGATAGTTCGTGATGAGGAATATAGGAATGCAGTGAAGTATTTGCAAGAAGCCGTACACTCCACTCCTCCAGTACCAGCAGCCTTGCTTCCTTTGGTACAG TTATTGCTGATTGGATGCAAAGACAAAGAGGCccttgatgaaattgagaagtTCTGTGCCAATTCAAGCGGAGCACTTCCTAAGAG AATGAAGGCTAATATTTTGGAGCACGTTGATCCGAATAACAGTGTCGTACTTGCAACTTGTTATGAGGACACCTTAAAGAGTGATCCTAAATGCAGCCAGTCATTGGCAAAGCTTATCAGCCTGCATCAGAAAG GGGATTATAGCCCTCAATCCCTGTTGGAAATGATAGCCTTGCATTTAGATGCTGTCTTTGTGGAATATGATACTTGGAGAGAGTTTGCTTTGTGCTTTTTTAAAGTCTCTCGGTGTGAAGAGGATGAGATGTCAGTTTGTCAGCATGGAAATGAAGGTGAAAAAAGGCAATCCTATTCTGTTTGTTATCGTGGAATCCCTAAAATGTTTACACAGGGGAAATCAGTAGGACCTTGGAGGTCTCGCTGCAGATGGTGGTCAACTCGTCATTTCAGCAAGAGCATCCTCGCATCAGAAATTGATGCTG GTGATTGGCAGCTCCTAACTTACAAGGCAGCATGTGCGTCCCACATGTATGGACAGGACTTCGGGTATGTTGCTAAGGCTTATACTTGCatacaaaaggaaaataacagGGACTTGTCAATGTTTTTGCGACAGCACATGCAGAATTCCCTCGGACTCTATTCACAGCTCCAAAGAGGGACTAACTAA
- the LOC118044610 gene encoding uncharacterized protein isoform X2 yields the protein MARIGTNLSNTRNKDGQMKEDSFVVRLQFILSRVMQGDIEAERHNVKILMEERGYENHPFFNMILGLISSQLWYSSLPEEMQWKDTFQIHSPMHSDMPATPSQLEMSAMRFSYEVGDSERHNAIFNEESGASFHCGSETSVMKDKEISVEVDGSFNREALPVEVGKLHKENLQKDFQLQGFYVNSAESDASFDNNGGHMHFVPNPTAFENSGSWLLPLRTGNWELDQIVRDEEYRNAVKYLQEAVHSTPPVPAALLPLVQLLLIGCKDKEALDEIEKFCANSSGALPKRMKANILEHVDPNNSVVLATCYEDTLKSDPKCSQSLAKLISLHQKGDYSPQSLLEMIALHLDAVFVEYDTWREFALCFFKVSRCEEDEMSVCQHGNEGEKRQSYSVCYRGIPKMFTQGKSVGPWRSRCRWWSTRHFSKSILASEIDAGDWQLLTYKAACASHMYGQDFGYVAKAYTCIQKENNRDLSMFLRQHMQNSLGLYSQLQRGTN from the exons ATGGCAAGGATTGGAACCAACTTATCAAATACAAGAAACAAGGATGGGCAAATGAAAGAG GATAGCTTTGTTGTTCGTTTGCAGTTCATCCTTTCCCGTGTTATGCAAGGAGATATTGAAGCTGAGCGTCACAATGTCAAAAT CTTGATGGAAGAGCGTGGATACGAGAATCAtccattttttaatatgatcctGGGCTTGATATCTAGTCAGTTGTGGTATTCTAGTCTCCCGGAAGAAATGCAGTGGAAGGATACTTTCCAAATTCATTCCCCTATGCATTCAGACATGCCAGCCACTCCTTCACAACTAGAGATGTCAGCTATGAGATTCAGCTATGAAGTTGGGGACTCAGAGCGGCACAATGcaatttttaatgaagaaagtgGCGCTTCCTTTCATTGTGGTTCAGAGACTTCTGTCatgaaagataaagaaataTCTGTGGAGGTTGATGGTAGCTTTAACAGAGAAGCGTTACCTGTGGAGGTTGGTAAATTGCACAAAGAAAATCTCCAAAAAGACTTTCAACTACAAGGCTTTTATGTGAACTCTGCTGAAAGTGATGCCTCCTTTGATAATAATGGTGGTCACATGCACTTTGTCCCTAATCCGACTGCCTTTG AGAACTCAGGTTCATGGCTGTTACCATTGCGAACTGGGAATTGGGAATTGGATCAGATAGTTCGTGATGAGGAATATAGGAATGCAGTGAAGTATTTGCAAGAAGCCGTACACTCCACTCCTCCAGTACCAGCAGCCTTGCTTCCTTTGGTACAG TTATTGCTGATTGGATGCAAAGACAAAGAGGCccttgatgaaattgagaagtTCTGTGCCAATTCAAGCGGAGCACTTCCTAAGAG AATGAAGGCTAATATTTTGGAGCACGTTGATCCGAATAACAGTGTCGTACTTGCAACTTGTTATGAGGACACCTTAAAGAGTGATCCTAAATGCAGCCAGTCATTGGCAAAGCTTATCAGCCTGCATCAGAAAG GGGATTATAGCCCTCAATCCCTGTTGGAAATGATAGCCTTGCATTTAGATGCTGTCTTTGTGGAATATGATACTTGGAGAGAGTTTGCTTTGTGCTTTTTTAAAGTCTCTCGGTGTGAAGAGGATGAGATGTCAGTTTGTCAGCATGGAAATGAAGGTGAAAAAAGGCAATCCTATTCTGTTTGTTATCGTGGAATCCCTAAAATGTTTACACAGGGGAAATCAGTAGGACCTTGGAGGTCTCGCTGCAGATGGTGGTCAACTCGTCATTTCAGCAAGAGCATCCTCGCATCAGAAATTGATGCTG GTGATTGGCAGCTCCTAACTTACAAGGCAGCATGTGCGTCCCACATGTATGGACAGGACTTCGGGTATGTTGCTAAGGCTTATACTTGCatacaaaaggaaaataacagGGACTTGTCAATGTTTTTGCGACAGCACATGCAGAATTCCCTCGGACTCTATTCACAGCTCCAAAGAGGGACTAACTAA